A window from Hemicordylus capensis ecotype Gifberg chromosome 2, rHemCap1.1.pri, whole genome shotgun sequence encodes these proteins:
- the HMGCR gene encoding 3-hydroxy-3-methylglutaryl-Coenzyme A reductase isoform X1 — protein sequence MLSSLFRMHGLFVASHPWEVIVGTITLTICMMSMKMFTGNDKICGWNYECPKFEEDVLSSDIIILTITRCIAILYIYFQFQNLRQLGSKYILGIAGLFTIFSSFVFSTVVIHFLDKELTGLNEALPFFLLLIDLSRASALAKFALSSNSQDEVRENISRGMAILGPTFTLDALVECLVIGVGTMSGVRQLEIMCCFGCMSVLANYFVFMTFFPACVSLVLELSRESREGRPIWQLSHFARVLEEEENKPNPVTQRVKMIMSLGLVLVHAHSRWIAEPSAQNSTSEISMGLDENAPKRIEPNVSLWQFYFSRMASMDIEQVITLGLAFLLAVKYIFFEQTEMESTLSLKNPITSPLVIQKKNPENCCRKQSIPLNNNPKPRKVDEAPVTKEGKDEAIKPLLPESPAKATFVVGSCVSAEISSFNSRKEPETELPKEPRSVEECLCILQNGKMGAKFLTDAEVISLVNAKHIPAYKLESLMETQERGVCIRRQMLSQKLPEPSSLRDLPYKHYNYSLVMGACCENVIGYMPIPVGVAGPLLLDKKEFQVPMATTEGCLVASTNRGCRAICLGGGASSRILADGMTRGPVVRLPTACQAAEVKAWLETPEGFKIIKGAFDSTSRFARLQRLHISLAGRNLYIRFQSRTGDAMGMNMISKGTEKALARLQEEFPDLHILAISGNYCTDKKPAAINWIEGRGKSVVCEAIIPAKVVKEVLKTTTEAMVEVNINKNLVGSAMAGSIGGYNAHAANIVTAIYIACGQDAAQNIGSSNCITLMEPTGPTNEDLYISCTMPSIEIGTVGGGTNLLPQQACLQMLGVQGASLVNPGENARQLAKIVCATVLAGELSLMAALAAGHLVKSHMIHNRSKINLQDLQGTCAKKAV from the exons ATGCTGTCCAGCCTCTTCCGAATGCATGGCCTTTTTGTGGCCTCTCACCCATGGGAGGTCATTGTGGGAACAATAACTCTCACCATCTGTATGATGTCGATGAAGATGTTCACTGGCAATGATAAAATCTGTGGCTGGAATTATGAATGCCCCAAATTTGAAGAA GATGTTTTGAGCAGTGACATCATTATCCTGACAATCACACGCTGTATAGCAATCCTGTATATATACTTTCAGTTTCAAAATCTGAGGCAACTTGGATCAAAATATATTTTAG GTATTGCTGGCCTCTTCACAATCTTCTCAAGCTTTGTTTTCAGTACGGTGGTGATTCATTTCCTCGATAAGGAATTGACAGGCTTGAA TGAAGCTTTACCATTCTTCTTGCTTCTGATTGACCTCTCCAGAGCCAGTGCATTAGCCAAATTTGCACTCAGTTCCAATTCACAG GATGAAGTAAGAGAGAATATTTCCCGTGGAATGGCAATCTTGGGCCCCACATTTACACTTGATGCCCTTGTTGAGTGTCTGGTCATTGGTGTTGGGACAATGTCTG GAGTGAGACAGCTTGAAATAATGTGCTGTTTTGGCTGCATGTCTGTCCTTGCTAACTACTTTGTCTTCATGACCTTCTTTCCTGCATGTGTGTCCCTGGTACTAGAG ctttcGCGGGAAAGTCGTGAAGGCCGTCCCATATGGCAACTTAGTCATTTTGCTCGTGTTCTAGAGGAGGAAGAAAACAAGCCTAATCCTGTAACTCAAAGGGTCAAAATGATTATG TCTCTAGGTTTGGTTCTCGTTCACGCTCACAGTCGCTGGATAGCAGAACCATCTGCTCAGAACAGTACATCAGAAATTTCGATGGGACTGGATGAAAATGCACCAAAGAGGATTGAACCTAATGTTTCTCTGTGGCAGTTCTATTTTTCCAG AATGGCCAGTATGGACATTGAACAAGTAATTACACTGGGCTTGGCTTTTCTCCTTGCTGTCAAATACATCTTCTTTGAGCAGACAGAGATGGAATCCACACTCTCATTAAAGAACCCTATAACGTCTCCACTGGTGATCCAGAAAAAAAATCCTGAAAACTGCTGCAGAAAACAATCTATACCTTTAAACAATAATCCCAAACCCAGAAAAGTAGATGAAGCTCCAGTTACCAAAGAGGGAAAAG ATGAAGCCATAAAGCCTCTTCTACCAGAGTCCCCAGCCAAGGCCACGTTTGTGGTTGGTAGTTGTGTCTCTGCAGAAATATCCTCCTTTAATAGCAGAAAAGAGCCAGAAACTGAACTTCCTAAAGAGCCACGCTCTGTTGAAGAATGCCTCTGTATACTTCAGAATGGCAAG ATGGGTGCAAAGTTCCTTACTGATGCTGAGGTCATTAGTTTAGTCAATGCAAAGCATATTCCTGCTTACAAACTGGAAAGTTTGATGGAAACTCAGGAACGTGGTGTGTGTATTCGTAGACAAATGTTATCTCAGAAGCTTCCTGAGCCTTCCTCTCTACGGGATCTTCCTTACAAGCACTACAATTATTCTTTG GTAATGGGTGCCTGCTGTGAAAATGTGATTGGATACATGCCAATCCCTGTAGGAGTGGCTGGCCCTCTTCTTCTGGACAAGAAAGAGTTTCAAGTTCCAATGGCAACAACAGAAGGCTGTCTAGTGGCAAGCACAAATAGAGGGTGCAGAGCAATCTGT CTTGGTGGAGGTGCCAGTAGCCGTATTTTGGCAGATGGAATGACTCGAGGGCCTGTGGTAAGACTACCCACTGCCTGTCAGGCTGCAGAAGTGAAGGCTTGGCTTGAGACACCGGAGGGATTTAAGATCATCAAGGGTGCATTTGACAGCACAAGCAG GTTCGCTCGTCTACAAAGGCTGCATATTAGTTTGGCTGGTCGCAATCTTTATATTCGCTTCCAGTCTAGAACAGGTGATGCAATGGGAATGAACATGATTTCAAAA GGGACTGAGAAGGCACTTGCAAGGCTGCAAGAAGAGTTTCCTGATCTTCACATTCTAGCTATTAGTGGTAACTACTGTACAGATAAAAAGCCAGCTGCCATAAACTGGatagagggaagagggaagtcTGTTGTCTGTGAAGCTATCATTCCAGCAAAGGTTGTTAAAGAA GTGCTGAAGACTACTACGGAAGCCATGGTTGAAGTCAATATAAACAAGAATTTGGTTGGCTCTGCAATGGCTGGCAGCATAGGTGGCTATAATGCTCATGCAGCAAATATTGTCACTGCTATCTATATTGCATGTGGAcag GATGCAGCACAGAACATTGGCAGCTCAAATTGCATCACACTGATGGAACCAACTGGTCCTACCAATGAAGATCTGTATATCAGTTGCACAATGCCCTCTATAGAAATTGGAACTGTGGGTGGAGGAACCAATCTGTTGCCACAGCAGGCTTGTTTACAG ATGC
- the HMGCR gene encoding 3-hydroxy-3-methylglutaryl-Coenzyme A reductase isoform X2: MLSSLFRMHGLFVASHPWEVIVGTITLTICMMSMKMFTGNDKICGWNYECPKFEEDVLSSDIIILTITRCIAILYIYFQFQNLRQLGSKYILGIAGLFTIFSSFVFSTVVIHFLDKELTGLNEALPFFLLLIDLSRASALAKFALSSNSQDEVRENISRGMAILGPTFTLDALVECLVIGVGTMSGVRQLEIMCCFGCMSVLANYFVFMTFFPACVSLVLELSRESREGRPIWQLSHFARVLEEEENKPNPVTQRVKMIMSLGLVLVHAHSRWIAEPSAQNSTSEISMGLDENAPKRIEPNVSLWQFYFSRMASMDIEQVITLGLAFLLAVKYIFFEQTEMESTLSLKNPITSPLVIQKKNPENCCRKQSIPLNNNPKPRKVDEAPVTKEGKDEAIKPLLPESPAKATFVVGSCVSAEISSFNSRKEPETELPKEPRSVEECLCILQNGKMGAKFLTDAEVISLVNAKHIPAYKLESLMETQERGVCIRRQMLSQKLPEPSSLRDLPYKHYNYSLLGGGASSRILADGMTRGPVVRLPTACQAAEVKAWLETPEGFKIIKGAFDSTSRFARLQRLHISLAGRNLYIRFQSRTGDAMGMNMISKGTEKALARLQEEFPDLHILAISGNYCTDKKPAAINWIEGRGKSVVCEAIIPAKVVKEVLKTTTEAMVEVNINKNLVGSAMAGSIGGYNAHAANIVTAIYIACGQDAAQNIGSSNCITLMEPTGPTNEDLYISCTMPSIEIGTVGGGTNLLPQQACLQMLGVQGASLVNPGENARQLAKIVCATVLAGELSLMAALAAGHLVKSHMIHNRSKINLQDLQGTCAKKAV, from the exons ATGCTGTCCAGCCTCTTCCGAATGCATGGCCTTTTTGTGGCCTCTCACCCATGGGAGGTCATTGTGGGAACAATAACTCTCACCATCTGTATGATGTCGATGAAGATGTTCACTGGCAATGATAAAATCTGTGGCTGGAATTATGAATGCCCCAAATTTGAAGAA GATGTTTTGAGCAGTGACATCATTATCCTGACAATCACACGCTGTATAGCAATCCTGTATATATACTTTCAGTTTCAAAATCTGAGGCAACTTGGATCAAAATATATTTTAG GTATTGCTGGCCTCTTCACAATCTTCTCAAGCTTTGTTTTCAGTACGGTGGTGATTCATTTCCTCGATAAGGAATTGACAGGCTTGAA TGAAGCTTTACCATTCTTCTTGCTTCTGATTGACCTCTCCAGAGCCAGTGCATTAGCCAAATTTGCACTCAGTTCCAATTCACAG GATGAAGTAAGAGAGAATATTTCCCGTGGAATGGCAATCTTGGGCCCCACATTTACACTTGATGCCCTTGTTGAGTGTCTGGTCATTGGTGTTGGGACAATGTCTG GAGTGAGACAGCTTGAAATAATGTGCTGTTTTGGCTGCATGTCTGTCCTTGCTAACTACTTTGTCTTCATGACCTTCTTTCCTGCATGTGTGTCCCTGGTACTAGAG ctttcGCGGGAAAGTCGTGAAGGCCGTCCCATATGGCAACTTAGTCATTTTGCTCGTGTTCTAGAGGAGGAAGAAAACAAGCCTAATCCTGTAACTCAAAGGGTCAAAATGATTATG TCTCTAGGTTTGGTTCTCGTTCACGCTCACAGTCGCTGGATAGCAGAACCATCTGCTCAGAACAGTACATCAGAAATTTCGATGGGACTGGATGAAAATGCACCAAAGAGGATTGAACCTAATGTTTCTCTGTGGCAGTTCTATTTTTCCAG AATGGCCAGTATGGACATTGAACAAGTAATTACACTGGGCTTGGCTTTTCTCCTTGCTGTCAAATACATCTTCTTTGAGCAGACAGAGATGGAATCCACACTCTCATTAAAGAACCCTATAACGTCTCCACTGGTGATCCAGAAAAAAAATCCTGAAAACTGCTGCAGAAAACAATCTATACCTTTAAACAATAATCCCAAACCCAGAAAAGTAGATGAAGCTCCAGTTACCAAAGAGGGAAAAG ATGAAGCCATAAAGCCTCTTCTACCAGAGTCCCCAGCCAAGGCCACGTTTGTGGTTGGTAGTTGTGTCTCTGCAGAAATATCCTCCTTTAATAGCAGAAAAGAGCCAGAAACTGAACTTCCTAAAGAGCCACGCTCTGTTGAAGAATGCCTCTGTATACTTCAGAATGGCAAG ATGGGTGCAAAGTTCCTTACTGATGCTGAGGTCATTAGTTTAGTCAATGCAAAGCATATTCCTGCTTACAAACTGGAAAGTTTGATGGAAACTCAGGAACGTGGTGTGTGTATTCGTAGACAAATGTTATCTCAGAAGCTTCCTGAGCCTTCCTCTCTACGGGATCTTCCTTACAAGCACTACAATTATTCTTTG CTTGGTGGAGGTGCCAGTAGCCGTATTTTGGCAGATGGAATGACTCGAGGGCCTGTGGTAAGACTACCCACTGCCTGTCAGGCTGCAGAAGTGAAGGCTTGGCTTGAGACACCGGAGGGATTTAAGATCATCAAGGGTGCATTTGACAGCACAAGCAG GTTCGCTCGTCTACAAAGGCTGCATATTAGTTTGGCTGGTCGCAATCTTTATATTCGCTTCCAGTCTAGAACAGGTGATGCAATGGGAATGAACATGATTTCAAAA GGGACTGAGAAGGCACTTGCAAGGCTGCAAGAAGAGTTTCCTGATCTTCACATTCTAGCTATTAGTGGTAACTACTGTACAGATAAAAAGCCAGCTGCCATAAACTGGatagagggaagagggaagtcTGTTGTCTGTGAAGCTATCATTCCAGCAAAGGTTGTTAAAGAA GTGCTGAAGACTACTACGGAAGCCATGGTTGAAGTCAATATAAACAAGAATTTGGTTGGCTCTGCAATGGCTGGCAGCATAGGTGGCTATAATGCTCATGCAGCAAATATTGTCACTGCTATCTATATTGCATGTGGAcag GATGCAGCACAGAACATTGGCAGCTCAAATTGCATCACACTGATGGAACCAACTGGTCCTACCAATGAAGATCTGTATATCAGTTGCACAATGCCCTCTATAGAAATTGGAACTGTGGGTGGAGGAACCAATCTGTTGCCACAGCAGGCTTGTTTACAG ATGC